The following nucleotide sequence is from Rhodothermales bacterium.
CCGTTCCAGTTCCATCGTCGTCACGCCCGGACTGACGCGGCGCGCCACTTCCGTGTGCGCCAGCCCGACGAGGTCTGCGCTCTTGCGCAGGCCGTCTACATCGCGGGGTGACTTGAGATGGATCATCGTGTTGGGGTAGAGACGCAGCATGCTGCGTCTGTACGACGGCGCGGCATGCCGCCGTTGGTTAGCGGCGGCCGCGGACGCGCCCGCTCTTCATGAACCCGTCGTAGTGGCGCATGAGCAGGTGGCTCTCGATCTGCTGCAACGTGTCGAGCGTGACGCCGACGAGGATGAGCAGGCTCGTGCCGCCGTAGAAGCTCGCGAAGCCCGGCGTGATCCCCGCCTGCGCGGCGAACGCCGGCATGATGGCGACGAGGCCGAGGAAGATCGAGCCCGGTAGCGTGATCCGCGTCAGGATGTTGTCGATGAACTCGCTCGTCTGCTTACCCGGCCGGATGCCCGGGATGAAGCCGCCCTGCCGCTTCATCGTGTCCGCCATCTCCTGCGGGTTCACCGCGATCGCCGTGTAGAAGTACGTAAAGAACACGCACACGAAGAAGAAAATGAACGAGTAGCCGAACGAGAAGATGTTGCCAGTCCAGCTCCCGACCGCGAGCCAGAACGCGCTCTCGGGGAAGAAAGCCGCGATCGTGCTCGGGATGAACATGATCGACTGCGCGAAGATGATCGGCATGACGCCGGCGGCGTTAACGCGGAGCGGGAGGTACTGCGTCGTCCCCCCGTACACCTTCCGTCCGACGACGCGCTTGGCGTACTGCACCGGGATTCGCCGCGTGCCCTGCGTGACGAGGACGATGCCGGCCGTCACGAGCACGAGCGCGCCGATCTCGATGAGGAAGATGAAGATGTTGCTCTTGAGGTCGAGCTCGTTGAAGAGGGCTTGAGGCAAGAAGGCGATGATCCCGATCATGATCAGGAGCGAGATGCCGTTGCCGATCCCCTTCTCCGTGATCCGCTCACCGAGCCACATCACGAACACCGTCCCCGCCGTCAGCACGATCACCGTCGTGATGAGGAAGAACGTCTGGTTTACGACGATAGCCTGCCCCGTTGCGCCGTACTGGAGGTTGATGGCGTAGCCGATCGCTTGAAGCGCCGTAATGCCGACCGTCCCGTAGCGCGTGAGCTGCGTGATCTTACGGCGCCCGTCTTCTCCCTCGCGCTGCAGCTTCTGGAAGTAGGGAACGACCGCGCCGAGCAACTGGATGATGATCGACGCCGTGATGTACGGCATGATGCCGAGGGCGAAGATCCCGGCTTGGAAGAAGGCGCCGCCCACGAACAGGTCGAACAGGCCGAAGAGGCCGTCGCGGCTCTGGTCGCTGACTTGGGCGAGGATACGGGCGTCGACGCCGGGAAGCGTCACGTACGCGCCAACGCGGTAGACGACGAGGATGCCGAGCGTGAACAGGATGCGGCGTCGCAGCTCCTCGATCTTCCAGATGTTGCGGACGCTTTCAGCAAATGAGGACATGTCTCTCAGTAAAGTCTAGAGTACCGGGGCAGGAGGTAGGGCCGTAGCCCGGTTACTCGACGACGCTGACCGAACCGCCGGCCGCTTCGATCTTCTCCTTCGCGGAGGCGCTGAAGGCGTGCGCCGTGACGTCCAGTTTCGTCGTGAAATCGCCGTCGCCGAGGATCTTGACGCGGTCCTTCCGGTCGGTCAGGCCGAGGGCGACGAGCGTGTCCGGCGTCACGGCCTGGCCCGCCTCGATCCGGCCTTCGTCGACGAGGCGACCGAGGCGGGAGAGGTTGATGGGCGCGTACTCGACGCGGTTGCGGTTCTTGAAACCGAACTTCGGCACGCGGCGCTGGAGCGGCATCTGGCCGCCTTCGAACCATGCGGGGATGCTGGCGCCGGCGCGGCTCTTCTGGCCCTTGTGGCCCTTCGTAGAGGTGCCACCCTTGCCGGAGCCCTCGCCCCGGCCGATGCGCTTCTTCGACTGCGTCGAGCCCTTGGCGGGCCTGAGATTGCTGAGATCCATCTATCTGTTGGCTGTGACGCCCGCTCCCCATGCTGCCGGACCGAAGCCAGGGCAGCCAAAGCGGACTCGCGTGGTAAAGGGGGAAACTGTGCTACTTCGACTCTTCGACAGAGACGAGGTGGCTGACCTTCGTGATCATGCCGCGGATCTGCGGCGTGTCCGTCAGCTCGTTCGTCTTGCCGATCCGGCCGAGCCCGAGCGCTGCAATCGTGCCCTTCTGCCCGGCCTGCTGGCCGATGATGCTCTTGGTCTGTGTGATTTTCAGCGTTGCCATGCGTCCGTTGTCGCTACGTCCGTGGGTACCGATCCCGCCCTGCCAAACAACGACAGCGCGGCGGCGGCCACCGACAATTATCCGTTAAACACTCGGCCGACGGAGACGCCGCGGCGCTTCGCCACCTCG
It contains:
- the rplO gene encoding 50S ribosomal protein L15, giving the protein MDLSNLRPAKGSTQSKKRIGRGEGSGKGGTSTKGHKGQKSRAGASIPAWFEGGQMPLQRRVPKFGFKNRNRVEYAPINLSRLGRLVDEGRIEAGQAVTPDTLVALGLTDRKDRVKILGDGDFTTKLDVTAHAFSASAKEKIEAAGGSVSVVE
- the secY gene encoding preprotein translocase subunit SecY, coding for MSSFAESVRNIWKIEELRRRILFTLGILVVYRVGAYVTLPGVDARILAQVSDQSRDGLFGLFDLFVGGAFFQAGIFALGIMPYITASIIIQLLGAVVPYFQKLQREGEDGRRKITQLTRYGTVGITALQAIGYAINLQYGATGQAIVVNQTFFLITTVIVLTAGTVFVMWLGERITEKGIGNGISLLIMIGIIAFLPQALFNELDLKSNIFIFLIEIGALVLVTAGIVLVTQGTRRIPVQYAKRVVGRKVYGGTTQYLPLRVNAAGVMPIIFAQSIMFIPSTIAAFFPESAFWLAVGSWTGNIFSFGYSFIFFFVCVFFTYFYTAIAVNPQEMADTMKRQGGFIPGIRPGKQTSEFIDNILTRITLPGSIFLGLVAIMPAFAAQAGITPGFASFYGGTSLLILVGVTLDTLQQIESHLLMRHYDGFMKSGRVRGRR
- the rpmD gene encoding 50S ribosomal protein L30; the protein is MATLKITQTKSIIGQQAGQKGTIAALGLGRIGKTNELTDTPQIRGMITKVSHLVSVEESK